A genomic region of Oryza glaberrima chromosome 1, OglaRS2, whole genome shotgun sequence contains the following coding sequences:
- the LOC127759870 gene encoding homeobox-leucine zipper protein HAT3-like: MEEKEEMTMLSLGVGAASKHSISNRKFRLKEVTDHKFNLGDQDHNSGHVRKKLRLSEEQLTVLENMYEAGSNLDQALKQGLAEKLNIKPRQVEVWFQNRRARTKHKQIEEECKNLKRWLEGLNKENQRLKMELMRVSRPVLTPHGGTHNVSEVTVTCLSCNKSSYETFTV, from the exons AtggaagaaaaggaggaaatgaCCATGCTTTCCCTTGGAGTTGGAGCTGCTAGCAAGCACTCAATATCCAACAGAAAATTCAGACTGAAAGAAGTGACAGATCACAAATTCAACCTTGGAGATCAAGATCATAACAGTGGCCATGTGAGGAAGAAGCTAAGGCTTAGCGAAGAACAATTGACTGTGCTGGAAAATATGTATGAAGCTGGCAGCAATCTCGACCAA GCACTAAAACAAGGGCTTGCGGAGAAGCTGAACATAAAACCACGCCAAGTTGAAGTCTGGTTTCAGAACAGAAGAGCCCG GACCAAACATAAGCAGATCGAAGAAGAATGCAAGAACCTAAAGAGGTGGTTGGAGGGCCTAAACAAGGAGAACCAAAGGCTGAAGATGGAACTGATGAGGGTTTCTCGGCCTGTTTTGACTCCTCACGGCGGCACCCATAATGTGTCAGAGGTTACTGTTACTTGTTTATCTTGCAACAAATCTTCATACGAGACTTTCACAGTGTGA